A stretch of Endozoicomonas sp. SCSIO W0465 DNA encodes these proteins:
- the ccoN gene encoding cytochrome-c oxidase, cbb3-type subunit I, which produces MSTATLQPSYSDKLYNYKVVRQFAIMAVVWGVVGMAVGLLIASQMVFPELNLGLPWTSFGRLRPLHTNAVIFAFGGCVLFATSYYIVQRTCQATLAMPGLAAFTFWGWQLVIVAAAITLPMGITSSKEYAELEWPIDILIAVVWVSYALVFFGTIMKRKSKHIYVANWFFGAFIITVAVLHIVNSASLPVSLTKSYSAYAGAMDAMIQWWYGHNAVGFFLTAGFLGMMYYFVPKQAERPVYSYRLSIVHFWALVAIYIWAGPHHLHYTALPDWAQSLGMVMSLVLLAPSWGGMINGIMTLSGAWHKLRTDPILRFLVVSLSFYGMSTFEGPMMAIKTVNALSHYTDWTIGHVHSGALGWVAMVSFGSLYHLIPRLYGKEQMFSVSLINAHFWLATIGTVLYIVAMWVNGITQGLMWRAVNEDGTLTYSFIESVEASGFGYIVRAIGGAFFVLGMLIMAYNVYRTASESKEQSTQKKSLELHPTTAPVEGR; this is translated from the coding sequence ATGAGCACTGCAACGTTACAGCCGAGCTATAGCGACAAGCTATACAACTACAAAGTAGTTCGGCAGTTTGCCATCATGGCCGTGGTCTGGGGAGTTGTTGGTATGGCGGTAGGCCTGCTGATTGCCTCTCAGATGGTCTTTCCCGAACTCAACCTGGGCTTGCCCTGGACCAGCTTTGGACGCTTGCGGCCACTGCACACCAATGCGGTGATTTTTGCTTTTGGTGGCTGTGTTCTGTTCGCAACGTCCTACTACATTGTCCAGCGAACCTGTCAGGCGACACTGGCCATGCCGGGGCTCGCCGCCTTTACCTTCTGGGGGTGGCAACTGGTGATTGTCGCTGCGGCCATTACGCTCCCCATGGGCATTACCTCATCCAAAGAGTATGCCGAGCTTGAGTGGCCCATTGATATTCTGATCGCCGTTGTCTGGGTCAGTTACGCCCTGGTCTTCTTTGGCACCATCATGAAGCGCAAGAGCAAGCACATCTATGTAGCTAACTGGTTCTTTGGTGCGTTCATTATTACGGTTGCCGTGCTCCATATCGTTAACAGCGCTTCTCTGCCCGTCAGCCTGACCAAGTCCTACTCGGCCTACGCTGGTGCCATGGATGCCATGATCCAGTGGTGGTATGGTCACAACGCGGTAGGCTTCTTCCTCACCGCTGGCTTCCTGGGCATGATGTATTACTTTGTTCCCAAACAGGCAGAGCGTCCGGTTTACTCTTATCGTCTGTCCATCGTGCATTTCTGGGCACTGGTTGCCATCTACATCTGGGCCGGCCCGCACCATCTCCACTACACCGCACTGCCGGACTGGGCCCAGAGTCTGGGCATGGTCATGTCGCTGGTGCTGCTGGCACCGTCCTGGGGTGGCATGATCAACGGTATCATGACCCTATCCGGTGCCTGGCATAAGCTGCGGACCGACCCGATCCTGCGCTTCCTGGTGGTTTCCCTTTCCTTCTATGGCATGTCCACCTTTGAAGGACCGATGATGGCCATCAAGACCGTTAATGCCCTGTCCCACTACACGGACTGGACCATTGGTCATGTTCACTCCGGTGCCCTGGGTTGGGTAGCCATGGTGTCATTCGGTTCCCTGTATCACCTGATTCCAAGACTGTACGGCAAAGAGCAGATGTTCAGCGTTAGCCTGATCAATGCGCACTTTTGGCTGGCTACCATCGGCACCGTGCTTTACATCGTTGCCATGTGGGTGAACGGTATCACCCAGGGCCTGATGTGGCGTGCAGTCAACGAAGACGGCACGTTAACCTACAGCTTCATTGAATCCGTAGAAGCCAGCGGCTTCGGCTACATTGTCCGCGCTATTGGTGGTGCCTTCTTTGTACTTGGCATGCTGATCATGGCTTACAACGTATACCGCACGGCCAGTGAATCAAAGGAGCAATCTACACAGAAAAAATCCCTCGAACTCCACCCGACCACTGCGCCGGTTGAAGGGAGATAA